The Pseudomonas sp. GD03919 region CAAGGCCGCGCCAGTGGCCCAGCCAGGCAGCATGTAGGCGACTGCCCAGCCGGCAGCGGCGAGCATGCTGACCAGCGCGAAGCGCACTGCAGGCATATCCAGCATGCCGGCCACCAGTGGCAGCATCGGCCGCAGTGGGCCGATGTAGCGGCCGACCAGCAGGCTGATCACGCCGTAACGCTGGAAGTAGGTCTCGGCGCTGGTCAGCCACTCGGGATGCTCGCGCAGCACCGGCAGGCGCCGGATGCCCTGATGGAAGCGGCGACCCAATGTGTAGGAAATCGCATCGCCGAGCAGGCCGCCCGCATAGGCGAGCAGCAGCGTTTGCCACAACTCCAGGGCGCCGTTGCCGGCCAGCGCTGCGAGAGTGAACAGCACCACGGTGCCGGGGATGATGATGCCGGCGATTGCCAGGCACTCCAGGCAGGCGATCAGGAAAATGGCCAATGCCAGCCACTGCGGGCTGGCTTGCAGCCAGGTGTTCATGCTGTCGAACCACTGCATCATGATGGGCTGGGCTCCAGCGCATGGTTTTGATAGTCACGTCCTTCGACCTGCCCACGACGCAGCGGGTTGCGCGTGCAGTGGCGTGCGTACTGCGCGTCGACGAAACGGTAGGGCAGATGTTCGTCGCGGCCCTTGGGGATGCCCAGGCGCGCGCACTGGATGATCGACTGCGGCTGCTGGCCAACGTCCTCGACGAACAGTCGTTGCAGGTCGAAGCGGCGTGCATCCCAGTCCGGCACTTTCAGGCCCAGCGCCTTGCATAGCAGGGTTTGCCCGGCACACAGTCGTTCGGGGGCGCGGGGCCGGCCCTGGGTGTCCGGGTTGTTGCGTTGCATGGCCGCGAGTGCCTCGGCACCGCTGACCGCATCCAGCCACGGATGGCCGGATTTGATCAGTACGGCATTGCCCGCGCCCCGGGCGCTGAAGTTCAGCGAGTCGCCACCGCGCGCGTAATACATATAGATGTGCCCGCCGTCGGCGAACAGTGCCTTGCGTTTCTCGGTGTAGCCGAGCGAGGCGTGGCTGCCCTTGTCGACCAGGTAGTAGGCCTCGGTCTCGATGATCCGGGCGCTCAGCCATAGCCCGGCGACGCGATGGCGAATCACCTTGCCGAGCAGCTCACGGGCGAGCAGCTGAGCGTCGCGGTCGAAGAAGCTATCCGGCAATGGCCTGGCGCCGGGCCAGGGCAGGTTTGAGGGCGGTGTGGCGGGCATGATCTATGCGCAGGGCTCGAAGTGGGCTGATCCGGGCGGCGAGCATAGCAACAAGCACCTTAAAATTGCCTGAATGGGTCTGTATCGGGTTTGGCTGGCCGGGGTGGCGTATTCGGCCTGTCGTTGCCGCGCTTCAGGTCGGCATCCTGTACCGCTTGCCAGACGCCGCTGGGCGCAGCCTCGCGAGCCGGCTATAATCAGCCCCTTTTTCCAACTGCCAGACCTCCGCCGCCATGACCGAGTCCGTGCACGACTACATGACCCGCCTGGGCCGGGCCGCCCGCCAGGCATCAAAGGT contains the following coding sequences:
- a CDS encoding DNA-3-methyladenine glycosylase encodes the protein MPATPPSNLPWPGARPLPDSFFDRDAQLLARELLGKVIRHRVAGLWLSARIIETEAYYLVDKGSHASLGYTEKRKALFADGGHIYMYYARGGDSLNFSARGAGNAVLIKSGHPWLDAVSGAEALAAMQRNNPDTQGRPRAPERLCAGQTLLCKALGLKVPDWDARRFDLQRLFVEDVGQQPQSIIQCARLGIPKGRDEHLPYRFVDAQYARHCTRNPLRRGQVEGRDYQNHALEPSPS